The Lactuca sativa cultivar Salinas chromosome 2, Lsat_Salinas_v11, whole genome shotgun sequence genome includes a window with the following:
- the LOC111876701 gene encoding uncharacterized protein LOC111876701 translates to MHISLPSLCLNCYKKSRRKDQSKSNHSTHAIKRNPSEVRKLQENKLKAALQQASDHGSLVKPQNMDVSESIDMENKNLGRSRSLARLEAQKEFLKATSLAADTTFETEDSITDLHEAFLKFLTMYPKYKSSEKIDQLRVDEYSHLADDDSKVCLDYCGFGLFSFLQFVHYWESCSISLSEITSNLSNHALYGGREKGTVEYDIKSRIMDYLNIPESEYGLVFTVSRGSAFKLLAESYPFHTNKKLLTMFDHESQSVNWMAQRAKEKGANVHSAWFKWPTLKPCSTHLRKQILNKKKRKKDSSTGLFVFPVQSRVTGAKYSYQWMSFAQQNNWHVLLDAGALGPLDMDSLGLSLFRPDFIITSFYKVFGYDPTGFGCLLIKKSVIGSLQKQSIRSSSGIVKISPVYSSNLSDSMAGFPQFGETGDDQVTGEDEVMPESHNGTQLRAFSGALTPSQVRKVYETEIEHGIGDSPVFEETEIFSVMKTPVFSEDDSPEDSMWINLGQTPLGSQPDNISSSLPPPFWFTGKKRNDNVRRVDRFEAQTQEGEQRVHSPEIQEESEIEGSSIRREPEREFRLLGRRVSSGLDDKDDYISDEEYYEGEESDRREPEITCRHLDHVNTLGLSKTTSRLRFLINWLVTSLLQLRLPASSTEEDSIPLVQIYGPKIKYERGASVAFNVRDRITGLIRPEIVQKMAEGNGISLGVGILSHIKIIQSTKQTGAMDYTDTTLCRPMENENHDEGGGGFVRAEVVTASLGFLTNFDDVYKLWVFVAKFLNPSFIREYGLSPVMETQES, encoded by the coding sequence ATGCATATTTCACTTCCAAGTCTTTGTCTAAATTGTTACAAAAAGAGCAGAAGGAAGGATCAGTCTAAATCTAACCATTCCACACATGCTATCAAAAGAAACCCATCAGAGGTTAGAAAATTGCAAGAAAATAAACTCAAAGCTGCTCTTCAACAAGCATCTGATCATGGGTCTCTTGTTAAACCCCAAAACATGGATGTTTCAGAGTCCATTGACATGGAAAACAAGAATTTGGGAAGATCAAGATCGCTCGCAAGATTAGAAGCTCAAAAAGAGTTTCTCAAAGCAACTTCTCTAGCTGCAGATACAACATTCGAGACTGAAGACTCTATTACTGATCTTCATGAAGCTTTCTTGAAGTTCCTAACCATGTATCCAAAGTACAAGTCATCTGAGAAGATTGATCAGTTGAGGGTTGATGAGTACTCACACTTAGCTGACGATGATTCTAAGGTGTGTCTTGATTACTGTGGATTTGGGTTGTTTTCATTTCTTCAATTCGTTCATTATTGGGAATCATGTTCGATTAGTTTGTCTGAAATTACTTCAAATCTGAGCAATCACGCACTATACGGTGGTCGGGAAAAAGGTACAGTTGAATACGATATAAAATCTAGGATCATGGATTACTTGAACATCCCTGAGAGTGAATATGGTCTTGTGTTTACTGTTAGTAGAGGTTCTGCTTTTAAGCTTTTAGCTGAATCATACCCATTTCATACAAATAAAAAGCTGTTAACGATGTTTGATCATGAGAGTCAATCTGTGAATTGGATGGCTCAACGTGCTAAAGAGAAAGGCGCCAACGTTCACAGTGCTTGGTTCAAATGGCCTACGCTTAAACCATGTTCAACCCATCTAAGAAAACAGATTTTAAACAAGAAAAAGAGGAAGAAAGATTCATCTACAGGTCTTTTTGTGTTTCCTGTTCAATCAAGAGTCACCGGAGCAAAGTATTCTTACCAGTGGATGTCATTCGCTCAGCAAAACAACTGGCATGTGTTGCTTGATGCAGGTGCGTTGGGTCCCTTAGACATGGATTCACTAGGGCTATCTCTGTTTCGTCCTGATTTCATCATCACTTCGTTTTATAAAGTTTTCGGGTATGATCCTACTGGATTCGGATGCCTTCTCATCAAGAAATCTGTGATTGGAAGCCTTCAGAAGCAATCTATTCGTAGTAGCTCCGGTATAGTGAAGATCAGTCCGGTGTATTCTTCGAATTTGAGTGATTCCATGGCTGGATTCCCTCAATTTGGTGAAACAGGAGACGACCAAGTCACCGGAGAAGATGAAGTTATGCCGGAAAGCCATAACGGAACTCAGCTACGAGCTTTTTCCGGTGCATTAACTCCTTCTCAAGTGAGAAAAGTATACGAAACAGAGATCGAACATGGTATTGGTGATAGCCCTGTTTTTGAAGAAACAGAAATATTTTCTGTCATGAAGACTCCTGTTTTTAGTGAAGATGATTCACCTGAGGACTCGATGTGGATCAATTTAGGCCAGACTCCATTAGGATCGCAGCCTGATAACATTAGCTCGTCTTTACCTCCACCATTTTGGTTTACAGGCAAGAAGAGAAACGACAATGTGAGAAGAGTAGACAGATTTGAAGCACAAACTCAAGAAGGCGAACAGAGAGTACATAGTCCAGAAATCCAGGAAGAATCCGAAATCGAGGGTTCTTCTATACGAAGAGAACCCGAAAGAGAGTTTAGATTACTGGGAAGAAGGGTATCGTCTGGTTTAGATGATAAAGATGATTACATCAGCGATGAAGAATATTATGAAGGCGAAGAATCCGATCGAAGGGAACCTGAGATAACATGTAGGCATCTTGATCATGTCAACACATTAGGGCTCAGCAAAACGACATCGAGGCTTCGTTTCTTGATCAATTGGCTAGTGACTTCATTGCTTCAACTCAGATTACCAGCTTCAAGTACAGAAGAAGACTCGATTCCTCTCGTTCAAATCTACGGGCCCAAAATCAAATACGAAAGGGGCGCATCTGTTGCGTTTAACGTTAGAGATAGAATCACAGGGTTAATTCGTCCTGAAATCGTTCAAAAAATGGCGGAGGGAAATGGGATTTCTCTGGGTGTTGGAATTCTTAGTCATATAAAGATTATACAAAGCACGAAGCAGACTGGGGCTATGGATTATACTGATACAACGCTTTGCAGACCAATGGAGAACGAGAATCATGATGAAGGTGGAGGAGGGTTTGTGAGAGCTGAAGTTGTTACTGCTTCACTAGGGTTCTTGACTAACTTTGATGATGTTTATAAATTGTGGGTTTTTGTGGCCAAATTTCTTAATCCATCCTTCATAAGAGAGTATGGACTTTCACCTGTTATGGAAACCCAAGAATCTTGA